GGCGGAGGCGGCCCTCGCCGCCGGCATCGCCGCCGCCGTGCCGGGCAACCGGATCGGGGACATCGCCCACGCGATCGGCACGGTGTGCCGGGGCGCCGGGTACGGCATCCCGGACGGCTTCGGCGGCCACGGCGTGGGCCGCACCATGCACGAGGACCCGGGCGTGCCCAACGAGGGCCCGCCGGGACGCGGCATGAAGCTGCGCCCCGGCATGGTCCTGGCGATCGAGCCGATGCTGACCGCGGGCGGCACGGACGACTACACCTGCGACGGGGACGGCTGGACCCTGCGCACCGTCGACGGCAGCCGCGCCGCGCACGCGGAGCACACGGTCGCCATCACCGCCGACGGCCCGAGGATCCTCACCGCCCTCTAGCTGCAGCCGCAGCTGGAGGCCGCTACGGCTTCCCGTGCGGGCGTACGACCATCGCCGAGCCGCCGCCGCGGCGGGTGGTCTCGGCCGCCGCCAGCCAGCGGCCGTCCGGCAGCCGCTGCACTCCGGTGGCGGCGCCGATCTCCGGGTTCTGCCGGAAGCCCTGGCCGAGCGCCTCCAGTTCCGCGCGCAGCGGGCTGTTCCACAGACCAGGCTCCAGCTCGGTGGTGGTCTGGTTGCGCTGGCTGGCGCGCGGCGCGGCGATGGCATCGACCAGCGGCAGGCCCCGGTCCAGGTGTCCGGTCAGGGTCTGCAGGACGGTGGTGATGATGGTGGCGCCGCCCGGGGAGCCGACGGCCAGGACCGGCCGGCCGTCCTCCAGGACGATGGTCGGGGACATGGAGGAGCGCGGCCGCTTGCCGGGGCCGGGCAGGTTGGGGTCCGGGACGCCGGGGGCGGCCGGGGCGAAGGAGAAGTCCGTCAGCTCGTTGTTGAGCAGGAAGCCGCGGCCCGGGACGGTGATCGCGCTGCCGCCGGTGGACTCGATGGTCAGGGTGTAGGACACCACGTTGCCCCAGCGGTCGGCGACCGTCAGGTGGGTGGTGTTCTCGCCCTCGTAGGTGGTCGGGGCGGCCTGCCCGGTCGTGGCGCAGGGTACGGGGTCGCGCGGATCGCCGGGGGCGAGCGGGCTGGTCAGGGTGGAGTCGGGCTTGATCAGGCAGGCGCGCGAGTCGGCGTACGCCTGCGAGAGGAGCTGCTTCGTCGGGACGTCCTGCGCGGCCGGGTCGCCGACCCAGCGGCCCCGGTCGGCGAAGGAGATCCGGGAGGCCTCGATGAAGCGGTGCAGGTACTGCGTCTCGGAGAGCGCCGAGAGGTCGCTGCCCTCCAGGATGTTCAGGGCCTCGCCGACGGTGGTGCCGCCGGAGGAGGAGGGCGCCATGCTGTAGACGTCCAGCCCGCGGTAGCCGACCCGGGTCGGGGCCTGGTGCTTGGTCGCGTACGCGCGCAGGTCCCCGGTGGTCAGGTCGCCGGGGCGGACGGTCCGGGTGGCGGCCGGGTCGACCGGGGGTGTACGGACGGCCCGGACGATGTCCTCGGCGATCGGGCCCCGGTAGAGCGCGCCGGTCCCCTTGCGGCGGAGTTCCGCGTAGGTGGCGGCCAGGTCCGGGTTCTTGAAGGTGGAGCCGACCACCGGCAGCGCGCCGCCCGGCAGGAAGAGCTTCGCGGTGTCCGGGAAGTCCTTGAACCGGGCCTCGTTGGCCGCGGTCTGCGCGCGGAAGGTGGCGTCCACCGTGAAGCCGTCGCGGGCCAGCTTCTCGGCGGGCCGCAGCAGGTGGCCGAGCGGGCGGGTGCCCCAGGCGTCGAGGGCGCTCTTCCAGGTGGCGGGGGTGCCGGGGACGCCGACGCCGAGGCCGCTGGTCTGGCCCTCCGCGAAGGGGATCGGGACGCCGTTCTCCTGGAAGAGAGTCGCGGTGGCCGTCGCGGGGGCGGTCTCGCGGCCGTCGATGGTGTGCACCCGGCCGGAGCGGGCGTCGTAGTAGACGAAGTAGCCGCCTCCGCCGATGCCCGCCGAGTAGGGCTCGGTGACCCCGAGCGCGGCGGCGGCCGCGACGGCCGCGTCCACGGCGTTGCCGCCGGAGCGCAGGACGGCGATGCCCGCGGCCGAGGCGTCCGCGTCGACACTGGCGACGGCCCCGCCGTAACCGGCCGCGACGGGCACCTTGGCGGGGGTGCCGGCGCCGGGCGGGGCCGCGGCCCCGGTGGAGACGAGCGCCCCGGCGAGGGCGACGAGCGCTAAGCGACGTGCGGCGGGACGGTGCATCCGGTTCCTCCAGTCGACGGCCTGTCAGACCTAGATGGAGCAGAGTAACTTCGCGGCACCCCCCGCGTCAGGAGAGCAGCGTGGCGGCTACCATCCCGCGCATGAACGACGACGTCCGCAACATCGTGCTCGGGGTGATAGCCACCGCCCTCAGCGGTGGCTTCGGCTGGTTCACCCGGACCTACCAGTGGCGCCGCGCGCTCCGCCGCAAGCAGGCCTTCTTCGGCCTGCCGACCGGATCCGACTGCCTGTTCGTGGTCAACCGGCAGATGGGCGGCACCCCTTCGTCGCTGCACCGCAACGATGCCTTCGCGCTGCTGGAGATCTCCGCCCTGATCAAGGACTGCGGGGCGAACGTGCAGATCGTCACCCACGACGGGGCTCGTCAGGGCTTCGGCGACCGGGCCGAGTTCTGCGTCGGCGGGCCGGTCTCCAACGCCCGGACGACGGCGCACCTGACCTCCATGCTCCCGGGGGTGCGGGTCGACGTCTCCTCCGAGCCCGGACCGGACCGGGGTGCGATCAGCGTGGGCGGGGAGACGTACCGCTGGGAGCCGGGCATGGCCGAGCACGTGCTGCTCGCGCGGCTGACGACGGGGCGCGACTCCCGTCCGGTGTTCCTTCTGTCCGGTCAGACCGCCAACAGCAACCAGGCCGCGGCCCGTTACCTGGCCCGCCACCACCGACGGCTCGCCCGCAAGTACGACGGGAACCCCTTCTGCCTGGTGCTGAAGGTCGTCAACTCGGACGCCTACGGGCCCGACGTGTCCGAGCTGGTCGCCGACGTCACCACCGCGGCCCGGACACCCGTAGCGGCAGCCGCGTGATCCCGTTGATGAAGTTGGAGACCAGCCGCCGCGGCGGCCCGGCAAGTTCGGGCGGGGGCATGGTCGCGCACCACTCCTCGTAGAGGGTGCGCAGCTGGAGCCGGGCGAAGTGGGCGCCCAGGCAGACGTGCGGGCCGTCCCCGAAGGAGACGTGCGGGTTGGGTGTGCGGGCCAGGTCGAGCCGGGCCGGGTCGGTGAAGACGCGCTCGTCGTGGTTGGCCGAGGCGTGGAAGACCACCACCTTGTCCCCGGCCCGGATCGGCTGCCCGGCGAGCTCGGTGTCCACGGCGGCTGTGCGGCGGAAGCTGAGCACCGGCGGGTGGACGCGCAGGAGTTCCTCGACGGCCCGGTCCCGCGGGACGCGGCCCTCGGCGAGCAGCCGGTGCGCGTCCGGGTCGCGGGCGAGCGCGAGCAGACCGCCGGGGGCGGCGCTGCGTACGGTGTCGTTGCCGGCGACGGTCAGCAGGAAGAAGAACATCTCCAGTTCGGCCGGGTCGAGTCCGGCCAGGGCCAGGGCGGTCATCACGTCGTCGCCGGGGTGCGCGCGCTTGTGGGCGGCGAGTTCGCGGGCGTACGAGAACATCTCGCCGAGCAGCGCCGGGGAGCGCGGGTTGAGCGGCTTGCCGTCGGGGCCGAGCAGCGGTGCCGGGGCGTCCTCGGGGTCCTGGTAGCCGATGATCCGTACGGTCCACTCCAGCAGCAGGGCACGGTCGGAGGCCGGGACGCCCAGCAGATCGGTGAGGTTCAGCAGGGCGTACTCGTCGGTGACGGTGCGCACCAGGTCGGCGGCCCCGTCCTCGGCGCCGTCCCGGGCGGCGGCGAGCAGGGAGCGGGCGCGGTCCCGTACCCGGCCGCCGAAGGCGTCGACGCGGGCGGGGGTGAAGGCCCGGGAGACGAGCCGGCGGAGCCTGCCGTGGGAGGTAGGGGTCTCCCCAGGCCCGCAGGGCCTTGGGGAAGGATCCTGGTTGAGCATGGTGCGGCGCAGGAACGGCAGGTCGGCCGGGTCGGGGTCGCGGATCTGGGTGGCGCCGAGCCAGGAGGAGTACGTGCGGTGGTCGCGCAGGACCCGTACGACGTCTGCGTGCCGGGTGACGGCCCAGAAGCCGGGCCCGGCGGGCCAGCCCTGGATCTCCGGCTCCGCCTGCCAGGCCACCGGGTGGTGCTCGCGCAGCAGGCGGTAGCGCTCGTGCGGGATGCCCTCGGCGTAGAGGCGCGGGTCGAAGACGTCGGGCACGCCAGGGGTGTCGGTGGCCGGTTCCATGGGCTCACGGTGGCGGCCGGGGGGCTGGTCGCGCAAGGGGAGGATGCCCGTAGCGGGAGGCGCGTCGGTCAGAGACCGAAGCCGCATTCACCCGCGGGGAGCGACTTGTCCGTGCCGCGCAGCACCACCGTGGCGCCCGACGACGACTGGCTGGCCACCACCGTGCAGATCACCTGCTGGCGGGCCATCTCGGGCAGTTTACCGATCTTGAACGGCAGCCGGACGTCGAACCCCCGCTCCGCGGTGGGGGTGACCGAGACCTCCGCGGGCGCCTCCCCCTCGCCCAGCGGGGGAATCGCGCTG
This genomic window from Streptomyces sp. NBC_01351 contains:
- the ggt gene encoding gamma-glutamyltransferase; amino-acid sequence: MHRPAARRLALVALAGALVSTGAAAPPGAGTPAKVPVAAGYGGAVASVDADASAAGIAVLRSGGNAVDAAVAAAAALGVTEPYSAGIGGGGYFVYYDARSGRVHTIDGRETAPATATATLFQENGVPIPFAEGQTSGLGVGVPGTPATWKSALDAWGTRPLGHLLRPAEKLARDGFTVDATFRAQTAANEARFKDFPDTAKLFLPGGALPVVGSTFKNPDLAATYAELRRKGTGALYRGPIAEDIVRAVRTPPVDPAATRTVRPGDLTTGDLRAYATKHQAPTRVGYRGLDVYSMAPSSSGGTTVGEALNILEGSDLSALSETQYLHRFIEASRISFADRGRWVGDPAAQDVPTKQLLSQAYADSRACLIKPDSTLTSPLAPGDPRDPVPCATTGQAAPTTYEGENTTHLTVADRWGNVVSYTLTIESTGGSAITVPGRGFLLNNELTDFSFAPAAPGVPDPNLPGPGKRPRSSMSPTIVLEDGRPVLAVGSPGGATIITTVLQTLTGHLDRGLPLVDAIAAPRASQRNQTTTELEPGLWNSPLRAELEALGQGFRQNPEIGAATGVQRLPDGRWLAAAETTRRGGGSAMVVRPHGKP
- a CDS encoding cytochrome P450, encoding MEPATDTPGVPDVFDPRLYAEGIPHERYRLLREHHPVAWQAEPEIQGWPAGPGFWAVTRHADVVRVLRDHRTYSSWLGATQIRDPDPADLPFLRRTMLNQDPSPRPCGPGETPTSHGRLRRLVSRAFTPARVDAFGGRVRDRARSLLAAARDGAEDGAADLVRTVTDEYALLNLTDLLGVPASDRALLLEWTVRIIGYQDPEDAPAPLLGPDGKPLNPRSPALLGEMFSYARELAAHKRAHPGDDVMTALALAGLDPAELEMFFFLLTVAGNDTVRSAAPGGLLALARDPDAHRLLAEGRVPRDRAVEELLRVHPPVLSFRRTAAVDTELAGQPIRAGDKVVVFHASANHDERVFTDPARLDLARTPNPHVSFGDGPHVCLGAHFARLQLRTLYEEWCATMPPPELAGPPRRLVSNFINGITRLPLRVSGPRW